The following are from one region of the Cyanobacterium stanieri LEGE 03274 genome:
- a CDS encoding ABC transporter ATP-binding protein, with product MAVRLDKVTKIYNKVPVVNDLSFEIKSGEIFGLLGPNGAGKSTTIKMLITLARPSRGKIEVAGYDVINSPEQVKRNIGVVLQQTSVDGELTVWENLEFHGRMHHIPHKQRKELIDRWLEYVELGDRRLDLVKTLSGGMKRRLQIARALLHNPQVLFLDEPTVGLDPQTRRRLWEIIKDLNRQGMTILLTTHYMEEVEFLCERVGIIDGGQLIELGTVDEFKHKYGEGIMVTQKSDPEGICGAVRIDYQFFPTVQKANEYVNNIEDRTGIMIRPSNLEDIFVKLTGHQL from the coding sequence GTGGCTGTAAGATTAGATAAAGTAACAAAAATATATAATAAAGTTCCCGTGGTTAATGACTTATCCTTTGAGATTAAATCAGGGGAAATCTTTGGGTTATTAGGGCCTAATGGAGCGGGAAAATCCACCACCATCAAGATGTTAATTACCCTTGCTCGTCCTAGTCGGGGTAAAATAGAGGTAGCTGGATATGATGTAATCAATTCCCCCGAACAAGTAAAGCGTAACATTGGGGTAGTATTGCAACAAACGAGCGTGGATGGAGAATTAACGGTATGGGAAAATCTTGAGTTTCATGGTAGGATGCACCATATTCCCCATAAGCAAAGAAAAGAATTAATTGATCGTTGGTTAGAGTACGTGGAATTGGGCGATCGCCGCTTAGACTTAGTAAAAACCCTATCAGGGGGGATGAAAAGACGTTTACAAATTGCTAGGGCGCTTTTACACAATCCCCAAGTCTTATTTTTAGATGAACCTACGGTGGGATTAGATCCTCAAACCCGTCGTCGTTTATGGGAAATTATCAAAGATTTGAACCGTCAGGGCATGACAATTTTATTAACCACCCACTACATGGAGGAAGTAGAATTTTTGTGCGAGAGGGTAGGAATTATCGATGGGGGGCAGTTAATCGAATTGGGTACGGTGGACGAATTTAAACATAAATATGGAGAAGGTATCATGGTAACTCAGAAGAGTGATCCCGAAGGGATCTGCGGAGCAGTACGCATCGATTACCAATTCTTTCCCACCGTCCAAAAAGCCAACGAATATGTTAATAATATTGAAGATAGAACGGGAATCATGATTCGTCCGTCTAATTTAGAAGACATCTTTGTTAAATTAACGGGGCATCAACTCTAA
- a CDS encoding CBS domain-containing protein, with protein MDLILCHQTADFDTLGAAVGLSKIHPRAKIVLTGGAHPSVKNFLAFHRDELALIDRRTIHPEKIRHIFIVDTQRGDRIGNGVQWLSLPNVESVTIYDHHPENEHTLTATNKYIEKVGSTSTIICELLQKHNVNLNSIEATVMALGIHGDTGSLTFEQTTDRDALALAWLMGIGVNLAMVSEYAEPSLSPQLQDLLPDVLNQVETEYINESAIAFTLLKTPDFIPGLSSLVGRIGDLIEVDVLIFGHFYQQKKGKQNKLGVIGRSKLDSVNLGQIFAKYGGGGHSSAASFSIRCDHPQGILEEIKTEIHRQIPLALTAFDLMSSPVRTIRPQTTIEKAQRILLRYGHSGLFVVDQDGELVGVISRRDIDIALHHGFAHAPVKGYMSKNLHTITPDTGLSTIEAMMVNNDIGRLPVLDEGDLVGIVTRTDILRQLHQTRISKQPHLPTSPIISCLLPSFQERLHPPIWELLQQAARYAENRGWHLYLVGGGVRDLLLTGNNDTLKLEDIDLVVDGFHRNTTTEAGVALAQALQESYPQARLSIHGDFQTAALTWHNDDSLDSLWVDIATARTEFYPYPAANPEVEASSIRQDLYRRDFSINALAVRLTNPNPGELLDFFGGVRDVRSHLIRVLHPNSFIEDPTRIFRGVRFAVRLNFDIEAQTMEYIKYAIGSGIFEKVSLEKASIPALTTRLKAELSYILQANYWKKALKLLQQLGALGCIHPQCEISPQIWWQIRYLDRWLRYYNLEQENHKTPSWLLRLEIILTSLTLENRIRVAENLQLPKDSIQRLTKLEKDQEKIENDFNQTIKLSQKVRFFEDYKPLDLILIAVKSNKIIRANIWQYLLHWSKINSPINGNDLRALGYKPSPQYQIILHTVQDLFLDQKITNKSQAINFITEKFPP; from the coding sequence ATGGATTTAATTTTGTGTCATCAAACGGCGGATTTTGATACTTTGGGGGCGGCGGTGGGTTTGAGTAAGATTCATCCCCGGGCAAAAATTGTCTTAACGGGGGGGGCGCATCCTTCGGTCAAGAATTTTTTAGCTTTTCACCGTGATGAGTTGGCGTTGATTGATCGGCGTACCATTCATCCTGAAAAAATTCGTCATATTTTTATTGTGGATACTCAAAGGGGCGATCGCATCGGGAATGGAGTACAGTGGTTGTCGTTGCCCAATGTAGAGTCTGTAACAATCTATGATCATCACCCCGAAAATGAACACACGTTGACGGCTACTAATAAATATATCGAAAAAGTAGGTTCTACAAGCACAATTATTTGTGAACTTTTACAAAAGCATAATGTCAATCTCAATAGCATTGAAGCGACGGTGATGGCCTTAGGAATCCATGGGGATACGGGTTCATTAACCTTTGAGCAAACCACCGATAGGGATGCCCTAGCCTTGGCTTGGTTGATGGGTATTGGGGTTAATTTAGCCATGGTATCTGAATATGCTGAACCTAGTTTATCTCCTCAATTACAAGATTTATTACCCGATGTTTTAAATCAGGTAGAAACGGAATATATTAACGAAAGTGCGATCGCCTTTACCCTTCTAAAAACCCCTGATTTTATCCCAGGATTATCTAGTTTGGTGGGTAGAATCGGGGATTTAATCGAAGTAGATGTACTAATTTTCGGGCATTTTTATCAGCAAAAAAAAGGAAAACAAAATAAACTCGGTGTCATTGGACGCTCTAAACTAGATTCAGTTAATTTAGGTCAAATTTTCGCTAAATATGGAGGCGGTGGCCACAGTAGCGCCGCTTCTTTTTCCATCCGTTGTGATCATCCCCAAGGAATTTTAGAAGAAATCAAAACCGAAATCCATCGACAAATCCCCCTCGCCCTTACGGCCTTTGACTTAATGTCCTCCCCAGTGCGGACGATTCGCCCTCAAACCACCATCGAAAAAGCTCAACGTATCTTGCTACGTTATGGACACTCAGGGCTATTTGTGGTCGATCAAGACGGGGAATTAGTGGGGGTAATTTCTCGCCGTGACATAGACATAGCCTTACATCATGGTTTTGCCCATGCCCCCGTCAAGGGTTACATGAGTAAAAATTTACATACCATTACCCCAGATACGGGATTATCTACCATAGAAGCCATGATGGTAAACAACGACATTGGCAGATTGCCTGTGTTAGATGAGGGGGATTTAGTGGGTATTGTCACCCGCACCGATATTTTACGCCAACTGCATCAAACCCGTATTAGTAAACAACCCCATCTCCCTACATCGCCGATTATTTCTTGTTTATTGCCTTCATTTCAAGAAAGGTTACATCCTCCCATCTGGGAATTATTACAACAGGCTGCCCGATATGCCGAAAATAGGGGATGGCATCTTTACCTCGTGGGGGGAGGGGTTAGGGATTTACTGTTGACGGGGAATAATGACACCCTCAAGTTAGAGGATATTGATTTGGTGGTGGATGGTTTTCATCGCAACACTACCACCGAAGCGGGGGTTGCCCTTGCCCAAGCCCTACAGGAAAGTTATCCTCAAGCCCGTTTGAGTATCCATGGAGATTTTCAAACCGCCGCTTTAACTTGGCACAATGATGATAGTTTAGATTCTTTATGGGTGGATATTGCCACCGCGCGCACGGAGTTTTATCCTTATCCTGCGGCTAATCCTGAGGTGGAAGCGAGTTCGATTCGTCAAGATTTATACCGTCGGGATTTTTCTATTAATGCTCTGGCGGTGCGTTTGACTAACCCTAATCCGGGGGAGTTACTGGACTTTTTTGGGGGGGTGCGTGATGTGCGATCGCACCTTATCCGAGTTTTACACCCTAATAGTTTCATTGAAGATCCTACCAGAATATTTCGGGGGGTGCGCTTTGCGGTGCGACTAAATTTTGACATTGAAGCCCAAACCATGGAATACATCAAATATGCCATCGGTAGCGGTATTTTTGAAAAGGTTTCCCTAGAAAAAGCATCTATCCCAGCCCTAACCACTCGTCTTAAAGCCGAATTAAGTTATATTTTACAGGCAAATTATTGGAAAAAAGCTCTGAAACTTTTACAACAATTAGGGGCGCTCGGTTGCATTCATCCTCAATGTGAAATTAGCCCTCAAATATGGTGGCAAATTCGTTATTTAGATCGTTGGTTAAGGTATTATAATCTCGAACAGGAAAATCATAAAACTCCTTCTTGGTTATTACGTTTAGAAATAATTTTAACCAGTCTTACCTTAGAAAATAGAATTAGGGTAGCTGAAAATTTACAATTACCAAAAGATAGTATTCAACGGTTAACTAAGTTAGAAAAAGATCAAGAAAAGATTGAAAATGATTTTAATCAAACTATAAAACTAAGTCAAAAGGTGAGATTTTTTGAAGATTATAAACCATTAGATTTAATTTTAATTGCCGTAAAAAGTAATAAAATAATTAGGGCTAATATATGGCAATATTTATTACATTGGAGCAAAATAAATTCTCCTATTAATGGTAATGATTTAAGAGCATTAGGTTATAAACCTAGTCCGCAATATCAAATAATTTTACATACCGTTCAAGACTTATTTTTAGATCAAAAAATTACCAACAAATCCCAAGCCATTAACTTTATTACTGAAAAGTTTCCTCCATAA
- the hmpF gene encoding pilus motility taxis protein HmpF — MLYLAEVKTQTRGFVGGYKTELKLLTSQAADQTWTAITGEDIITTDAINEQTGKGTLYILNLDNNKQIQGPPELAGSRIVNYLRHFSRTLEKSKSQEEEIEEWKVSLQIQGEEIAKRQAELDAQQQRLQDQESKLALLEEEKNKLTAAWEQLTNEQQRLNNNKIDQGEIREKLESISGAIKNNITPPEMFTQPIEEILSGVNNQQAKLDEYWQELEHNKSSLEQQKNELNHQKENLKQRQEELLIAREELAKTKLTLQNINNQLQEKESLLHQFNLTKEGIKRLQEEIYLLGEDGEEQQVDIQALETMPLGDLEAKVNEVKEETAKVVNFVNMQEEELTLQSDEVKEIQNKITKASEVDKLALETELADAQEAMKLLNETLVGQRRNLKKQQKVLNEYLKVFSRRKGIIDLDFAETINIKPLLTEVDAQKLDIEQKIEHFNNELNQLKQTQKTQEENLNNQEQKYQQAENQLHSDQENVEHLCRHTVEIQAKINLLEEALHPIQEQLNDIRNNAQKLQGDVGQIHSKVEAQNNAMNELQSMLN; from the coding sequence GTGTTATATCTGGCAGAAGTTAAAACCCAAACAAGAGGGTTTGTTGGTGGTTACAAAACAGAATTAAAATTATTAACCTCCCAAGCCGCCGATCAAACTTGGACGGCCATCACAGGAGAAGATATAATTACCACAGATGCAATTAACGAGCAAACTGGCAAAGGTACTCTCTACATCCTCAACTTAGATAATAACAAACAAATTCAAGGTCCCCCAGAATTAGCAGGTTCGCGCATAGTTAACTATTTGCGTCATTTTTCCCGCACCCTAGAAAAATCCAAATCCCAAGAAGAAGAAATCGAAGAATGGAAAGTTTCCCTACAAATTCAAGGGGAAGAAATCGCCAAAAGACAAGCAGAATTAGACGCCCAACAACAAAGATTACAAGATCAAGAATCAAAACTTGCCCTCCTTGAAGAAGAAAAAAATAAATTAACTGCCGCCTGGGAACAACTTACCAACGAACAACAAAGACTTAATAATAATAAAATAGATCAAGGGGAAATCCGTGAAAAATTAGAATCTATTTCAGGTGCAATAAAAAATAACATCACTCCCCCAGAAATGTTCACCCAACCCATAGAAGAAATACTCTCAGGGGTAAACAATCAACAAGCAAAATTAGACGAATATTGGCAAGAATTAGAACATAACAAGAGTAGTTTAGAACAACAAAAAAACGAACTAAACCATCAAAAAGAAAACTTAAAACAAAGACAAGAAGAATTATTAATCGCCAGAGAAGAATTAGCAAAAACTAAATTAACTCTTCAAAATATTAATAATCAACTACAGGAAAAAGAAAGCCTTTTACATCAATTTAACCTCACCAAAGAAGGAATAAAACGACTTCAAGAAGAAATCTATCTTTTAGGGGAAGATGGGGAAGAACAACAAGTTGATATTCAAGCCTTAGAAACCATGCCCTTAGGAGACTTAGAAGCCAAGGTAAATGAAGTAAAAGAAGAAACTGCCAAGGTAGTCAACTTCGTTAATATGCAGGAGGAAGAATTAACTTTACAAAGTGACGAGGTAAAAGAAATTCAAAATAAAATTACTAAGGCCAGTGAGGTAGATAAATTAGCCCTTGAAACGGAATTAGCTGATGCCCAAGAAGCTATGAAATTGTTAAATGAAACCTTAGTAGGGCAAAGACGAAACCTCAAAAAACAACAGAAAGTTTTAAACGAATATTTAAAGGTATTTAGTCGCCGTAAGGGAATCATTGATTTAGACTTTGCTGAGACTATTAATATTAAACCTCTCCTTACAGAAGTTGATGCTCAAAAACTAGATATTGAGCAAAAAATCGAGCATTTTAACAACGAATTAAATCAACTAAAACAAACCCAAAAAACACAAGAAGAAAACCTAAACAACCAAGAGCAAAAATATCAACAAGCAGAAAATCAACTACATTCAGATCAGGAAAATGTAGAACATTTATGTCGTCATACCGTAGAAATTCAAGCCAAAATTAATTTATTAGAAGAAGCATTACATCCCATCCAAGAGCAGTTAAATGATATTAGAAATAATGCACAAAAACTCCAAGGAGATGTAGGACAAATTCATAGTAAGGTGGAGGCTCAAAATAATGCTATGAATGAACTACAATCTATGTTAAATTAG
- the recN gene encoding DNA repair protein RecN has protein sequence MLISIRIDNFALVDHLDLELGRGLNVLTGETGAGKSIILDAIDVVLGGKANNRMIRHGETKAVVEATFHSNPNLETWLEEQELDSFHDGTVICSRDLTFKKGNFRSRSRVNGVIVNKQVIMALRDRLLEITVQGETGELFAMATQRDLLDAYGGKTLLNHRKLVTEAFLEMDNAHNALVARRQSEQQRLQRLDLLKHQIKELNSIHLRDADELEQLEIECDRLTHVVELQQLSYQAYNLLYQSETEESATADILGKAEGVLMEMVNYDKELTSILEMVQGALNQIVEAGHQIHSYGSGLEGDPDRLEEVEERIRTLKRICRKYGSNLAEVIKYHRGLKQELQQLEKNERSIEELEAEYEQIKTKTLDLCAKLTTLRTKAASKLEKQLTSELKPLGMEKVLFQCRLTSTNPTITGCDQVEYYFSPNPGEDLQPLAMTASGGEMSRFLLALKSCFTDTQVDPKTLIFDEIDAGVSGKVAQAIAHKLHKLSLQHQVLCVTHQPLVAAMADNHFRVSKHLTETSTTNGKDIRTIVKITLLKEQNARRDELAELTGGHSATEALAFADSLLQKASREKNHYT, from the coding sequence ATGTTAATTTCCATTCGTATTGATAATTTTGCCTTAGTTGATCATTTAGATTTGGAGTTAGGACGAGGATTAAATGTTTTAACGGGGGAAACAGGTGCAGGAAAATCAATTATTTTGGATGCCATTGATGTGGTATTGGGAGGAAAGGCGAATAATCGCATGATTCGTCATGGGGAAACTAAGGCGGTGGTAGAGGCTACGTTTCATAGTAATCCTAATTTAGAAACATGGTTAGAGGAGCAAGAATTAGATTCTTTTCATGATGGCACAGTCATTTGTAGTCGGGATTTGACGTTTAAGAAAGGTAATTTTCGCTCCCGTAGTCGAGTTAATGGGGTGATAGTCAATAAACAAGTTATTATGGCACTGCGCGATCGCCTCTTAGAAATTACCGTACAGGGAGAAACGGGGGAATTATTCGCCATGGCAACCCAACGGGATTTATTAGATGCCTATGGGGGTAAAACCCTCTTAAATCACCGAAAATTGGTCACAGAAGCATTTCTCGAGATGGATAACGCCCATAATGCCCTCGTGGCGCGTCGTCAATCAGAACAACAACGACTGCAAAGGTTAGACTTATTAAAACATCAAATTAAGGAATTAAATAGTATCCATTTACGGGATGCCGACGAATTAGAGCAACTAGAAATAGAGTGCGATCGGCTTACCCACGTGGTAGAATTACAACAATTAAGCTACCAAGCCTATAACCTCTTGTATCAAAGCGAAACCGAAGAAAGTGCCACCGCAGATATTTTAGGCAAAGCCGAAGGGGTATTAATGGAAATGGTTAACTACGACAAAGAATTAACCAGTATTTTGGAAATGGTGCAAGGGGCGCTCAATCAAATTGTTGAAGCAGGACACCAAATCCATAGTTATGGTTCAGGGCTAGAAGGAGATCCCGACAGATTAGAAGAGGTAGAAGAAAGAATCAGAACCCTTAAGCGAATTTGTCGTAAATATGGCTCAAATTTAGCAGAAGTGATTAAATATCACCGAGGATTAAAACAGGAATTACAACAACTAGAAAAAAATGAACGCTCCATCGAAGAATTAGAGGCAGAATATGAACAAATCAAAACTAAAACCCTCGATTTATGTGCAAAATTAACCACCCTACGCACTAAAGCCGCCTCCAAACTAGAAAAACAACTCACCTCGGAATTAAAACCCCTCGGTATGGAAAAAGTATTATTTCAGTGTCGCCTAACCTCCACCAATCCCACCATCACAGGTTGCGATCAAGTAGAATATTACTTTAGCCCTAACCCCGGAGAAGACTTACAACCCCTAGCCATGACAGCATCAGGGGGGGAAATGAGTCGATTTCTTTTAGCTCTCAAATCTTGTTTTACAGACACTCAAGTTGATCCTAAAACCCTTATTTTTGATGAAATTGATGCAGGGGTATCAGGAAAAGTAGCACAGGCGATCGCCCATAAACTACATAAACTAAGCCTTCAACACCAAGTATTATGCGTCACCCATCAACCCCTCGTAGCCGCCATGGCAGATAACCACTTTCGAGTCTCAAAACACCTTACCGAAACTTCCACCACCAACGGCAAAGATATTCGCACCATCGTTAAAATAACCCTCCTCAAAGAGCAAAATGCCCGTCGTGACGAATTAGCCGAACTTACAGGGGGACATTCAGCCACCGAAGCCCTCGCCTTTGCCGATTCACTACTACAAAAAGCCAGTCGAGAAAAAAATCACTATACTTAA
- a CDS encoding DUF2232 domain-containing protein yields the protein MSNQNSDSPLDIDEQNWVDDIDESTDKAFTYSPYQPPQKGYNVNPKTIALVETAFLASTASLIWLIDYYFRLGPFLKMLYPLPIALVYMRRGRRASIMTTIVSGLLLSILMGPPRSIVYIIPYGLMGIQLGGMWRNNSHWHLSLLMGSIIGSFGFFFRFWLFSILLGEDLWIYVINQITGLADWIFLRLGILSQPSTLVIQLLILAVVFVNNLIYCFTVHLVALLMLDRLKNPIPRPPEWIKIILDYE from the coding sequence TTGTCTAATCAAAATTCAGATTCACCCCTAGATATTGATGAGCAAAATTGGGTAGATGACATCGACGAATCTACCGACAAGGCTTTCACCTATTCTCCTTATCAACCGCCCCAAAAAGGCTATAACGTTAATCCCAAAACCATAGCCTTAGTGGAAACTGCTTTTTTAGCTAGTACCGCTAGTCTAATCTGGCTCATTGATTATTATTTTCGCTTAGGCCCATTTTTAAAAATGTTATACCCTTTACCCATTGCCCTAGTTTACATGAGACGGGGGCGACGGGCATCTATTATGACAACTATCGTTTCGGGTTTGTTATTGAGTATTTTAATGGGGCCTCCCCGCAGTATTGTTTATATTATTCCCTATGGTTTAATGGGTATTCAATTGGGGGGAATGTGGCGCAATAACTCCCATTGGCATTTATCGTTATTAATGGGCTCAATTATTGGTAGTTTTGGTTTTTTCTTCCGTTTTTGGCTTTTTTCGATTCTTTTAGGGGAAGATTTATGGATTTATGTTATCAATCAGATTACAGGGTTGGCGGACTGGATTTTCTTACGATTGGGTATATTATCTCAACCTAGCACTTTAGTTATTCAATTATTAATTTTAGCGGTGGTTTTTGTTAATAATTTAATTTATTGTTTTACGGTGCATTTAGTAGCTTTATTAATGTTGGATAGACTAAAAAATCCCATTCCTCGACCTCCTGAATGGATTAAAATTATCCTAGATTATGAGTAA
- a CDS encoding PstS family phosphate ABC transporter substrate-binding protein, whose translation MNNFRLKRRKFIWGLMGLSGAYFSNNCGAFSAQLKSVEMQGMGEILADSTMQIWFNQYYLINSHLQLKYHSVYNTDFLINRLSRGRVDFVFYNALLNQNSFNVLDKNLITFDIGLRAIALIYNNQELANLKITKNQLHDIFTGKIQDWQELGAVTSKPIKLIYQGNNNNTNLALTRYLNTTNIYDKNQMEKGKVFPWKKGIKARSNQGIISTVEQIDGGISYVEYPFVDKDLVSVATIENNYGNFVTPHSNQSVFVMNYHDLNEDKNNNYKYPLMVINQILINKNNLNKTKISALKDFVEWTINYNENLSSQEYLNHISLPSYLVEKNKLKIEQYLS comes from the coding sequence ATGAATAATTTTAGGTTAAAAAGAAGAAAGTTTATTTGGGGTTTGATGGGTTTATCGGGAGCTTATTTTAGTAATAATTGTGGAGCATTTTCGGCTCAATTAAAGTCGGTGGAAATGCAAGGAATGGGAGAAATTTTAGCAGATTCTACAATGCAAATATGGTTTAATCAATATTATCTGATTAATTCCCATTTACAGCTCAAATATCATTCTGTTTATAATACTGATTTTTTAATTAATCGTTTAAGTCGAGGTCGAGTTGATTTTGTTTTTTATAATGCTCTTTTAAATCAAAATTCGTTTAATGTATTAGATAAAAACTTGATCACTTTTGATATAGGATTAAGGGCGATCGCCCTTATTTATAATAATCAAGAATTAGCAAATCTCAAGATAACTAAAAATCAACTACATGATATTTTTACGGGTAAAATACAAGATTGGCAAGAGTTAGGAGCAGTAACAAGTAAACCAATAAAACTTATTTATCAGGGGAATAATAATAATACTAATTTAGCTTTGACTAGATATTTAAATACTACTAATATTTATGATAAAAATCAGATGGAAAAGGGAAAAGTTTTTCCATGGAAAAAAGGCATCAAGGCAAGGAGTAATCAAGGTATTATCTCAACCGTTGAACAAATAGACGGAGGGATTAGTTATGTAGAATATCCTTTTGTGGACAAAGATTTAGTGAGTGTTGCGACCATTGAAAATAATTATGGTAATTTTGTTACTCCCCATAGTAATCAATCAGTTTTTGTCATGAATTATCATGATTTAAACGAGGATAAAAATAATAATTATAAGTATCCTTTAATGGTGATTAATCAAATTTTAATAAATAAAAATAACCTAAATAAAACTAAAATAAGTGCTTTAAAAGATTTTGTAGAATGGACAATAAATTATAATGAAAATTTATCCTCTCAAGAGTATTTAAACCATATTTCCTTACCTTCATACCTTGTGGAAAAGAATAAATTAAAAATCGAGCAATATTTATCTTAA
- a CDS encoding potassium channel family protein, producing MYILVGGAGITGLELAKTLVNINHTVAVIDIDPLACQYAREKIGVMAFEGSAVNTTLLMEAGIRKATSVIAALREDALNLAMVTLSKHYGVPQIIVRMNDRDFYEPYRLAGATHIISTTELAINRIVNAIEYPQVDAMMHFEQGQVEVIKLSIPNQCYIVGRSLAELAQDSRFPAGTLIIGYQAHPHEDLMIPNGNTILEKGSTILVVTKPDLVKEVIDFIGMCT from the coding sequence ATGTATATTTTAGTAGGTGGTGCGGGTATTACGGGGTTAGAACTAGCCAAAACTTTGGTTAATATCAATCATACCGTAGCAGTAATAGATATTGATCCCCTTGCCTGTCAATATGCGAGGGAAAAAATCGGCGTGATGGCTTTTGAGGGTAGCGCCGTTAATACAACCTTGTTGATGGAGGCGGGAATTCGTAAGGCAACCTCGGTGATTGCGGCATTAAGGGAAGATGCTTTAAATTTGGCCATGGTAACTCTATCAAAACATTATGGAGTACCGCAAATTATTGTGAGAATGAATGACCGTGATTTTTATGAGCCTTATCGTTTAGCAGGGGCTACCCATATTATTAGTACCACAGAATTAGCAATTAATCGAATAGTAAATGCGATCGAATATCCCCAAGTGGATGCTATGATGCACTTTGAACAAGGGCAAGTGGAAGTTATTAAACTATCTATTCCCAATCAATGTTACATTGTTGGTCGTAGTCTGGCAGAATTAGCCCAAGATTCTCGTTTTCCTGCAGGTACTTTAATTATTGGTTATCAAGCCCATCCCCACGAAGATTTGATGATTCCTAATGGTAATACAATTTTGGAAAAGGGATCGACTATTCTGGTGGTGACAAAACCTGATTTAGTCAAAGAAGTAATTGACTTTATTGGTATGTGTACTTAA
- the trpS gene encoding tryptophan--tRNA ligase, translating to MSKKRILSGVQPTGNLHIGNYLGAIRNWVEMQPQYDNFFCVVDLHAITVPHDPKVLAQDTYNIAALYLACGIDLNYSTIFLQSHVTAHSELAWLLNCVTPLNWLERMIQFKEKAIKQGENVSVGLLDYPILMAADILLYDADQVPVGEDQKQHLELTRDIAIRFNDRFATEENPVFKVPEPLIRKEGARVMSLADGTKKMSKSDPSDLSRISLLDSPDLIKKKIKKCKTDPVMGLAFDPERPECNNLLSLYAIFSGKSRDEVALECADMGWGKFKPLLTDATIKALTPIQNKYAEIVREKGYLDSVLKDGKEKADEVASATLLRVKKALGFLVG from the coding sequence ATGAGCAAAAAGCGTATTTTATCAGGGGTACAACCAACAGGAAATTTACATATCGGTAATTATTTAGGGGCAATTCGTAACTGGGTAGAGATGCAACCCCAGTATGATAACTTTTTTTGTGTGGTGGATCTTCATGCTATTACTGTACCTCATGATCCGAAGGTTTTAGCCCAAGATACTTATAATATTGCGGCCTTGTACTTGGCTTGTGGTATTGATTTAAATTATTCTACTATTTTTCTGCAATCCCATGTTACTGCCCATAGTGAGTTGGCATGGTTGCTTAATTGTGTTACTCCTCTAAATTGGTTGGAGAGGATGATTCAGTTTAAGGAAAAGGCGATTAAGCAGGGGGAAAATGTGAGTGTTGGTTTGTTGGATTATCCTATCTTGATGGCGGCGGATATTTTGTTGTATGATGCTGATCAAGTGCCTGTGGGTGAGGATCAAAAACAACATTTAGAGTTAACCCGTGACATTGCGATTCGTTTTAATGACCGTTTTGCTACGGAAGAAAATCCTGTTTTTAAAGTGCCTGAGCCTTTGATTCGTAAGGAGGGGGCTAGGGTAATGAGTTTGGCTGATGGTACGAAAAAGATGTCCAAGTCTGATCCTTCTGATTTGAGCCGTATTAGTCTTTTGGATTCTCCTGATCTTATCAAGAAAAAGATTAAAAAGTGTAAAACTGATCCTGTGATGGGTTTGGCTTTTGATCCTGAGCGCCCTGAGTGTAATAATTTATTAAGTTTGTATGCTATCTTTTCGGGTAAGTCGAGGGATGAGGTTGCTTTGGAATGTGCGGATATGGGTTGGGGTAAGTTTAAGCCTTTGTTGACTGATGCAACCATTAAGGCGTTGACTCCGATTCAGAATAAATATGCTGAAATTGTCAGGGAAAAGGGTTATCTTGATTCTGTGTTGAAGGATGGTAAGGAAAAGGCTGATGAGGTGGCTAGTGCTACTCTTTTAAGGGTTAAGAAGGCTTTAGGATTTTTGGTTGGTTGA